In Polyodon spathula isolate WHYD16114869_AA unplaced genomic scaffold, ASM1765450v1 scaffolds_764, whole genome shotgun sequence, one genomic interval encodes:
- the LOC121308645 gene encoding protein phosphatase Slingshot homolog 2-like isoform X3, which translates to MALVTVQRSPTPSATSSPSASEVDSGEEERRSQPRSISENFLTVKGAALFLPRGNGSPGPRVSQRHNKHAGDLQQHLQAMFTLLRPEDNIRLAVRLESAFQSCMRYIVVVSTNGRQDTEESIVLGMDLNTKDSSSCTLGLVLPLWSDTLIHLDGDGGFSVSTVNRVHVFKPVSVQAMWSSLQSLHKACEVARCHNYYPGSLFLTWISYYESRVNSDQVCINEWNAMQDVQSHRADSPVLFTDVPTERERTERLIKTKLREIMMQKDLENITSKEIRTELEMQMVCNLREFKEYIDNEMIVILGQMDSPTEIFEHVFLGSEWNASNLEDLQNRGIRYILNVTREIDNFFPGVFEYHNIRVYDEEATDLLAYWNDTFKFISKAKKAGSKCLVHCKMGVSRSASTVIAYAMKEYGWNLERAHSFVKDRRTVTNPNPSFMRQLEEYQGILLASKQRHNKLWRSHSESDLSDHHEPDSSSKPPLNLNFTRKDSDNNNSPLEHFLGMAVLQVLTTEPAEKEEELEEEEEEEDDDEEEEGLQLEFQPCPDLSAGEPASESVLGPCGGEEPGPDSLLRDCPPVLIELKETALGDLEEDDLGAEQRGKPVSSLSGATDPVISDPPEQEPGFLEIAQQPNNNNNPGEYPSPALSSLSTDSIDFFSAREKFLELSQDGRAHSLSQTRTEEQAAGRTRPSSFSSSRGPSQELLSAEECAVVPAEEPVKEQPADVSGPLAKSQSENGISVKDIVTELESINQGGAQCRTDPASTIPTASTPAPAPLKRNTIHDLPGESAKPPRGEEEEEEHPILGTSLQRDPEAEDLPWPGEAAREGSVPKTGSVKRVTKELEQRLRHDPTANLLIQKNSRHDEPPSVESSGRPYKSGDCELAPQENQPGIQTEGSSDAPGPRGEVSVRCETSVCEPSEPAGDNEGSPVSETPGTGTLLPDLLSTHRIRIVKITELVPIPTPRPTSPATGNTRAGQCNQAAFLEETGHPLEETSVGEKKEAEEDQSKGFVYHQTLPSVGQSLPSQTPDNQNTEDSSPSLSGLPPFPKPGSSQPFVRLEGVTVQSSDTDSLMGVLQLGGYPSLQQSTEELNKNRETVCELQAFLCDSTSPRSSSRGLLGACAGLPHSSSSNSVAELAPGVVRQRAREIEALIRQAGLTTPSLMKRSASLAKLGCLELSPGDLSERGAGLAAVQRVGPASWDCRWRGGTPEDPFKKLRVSSQPSQQGEPTPCMVEQLRTEGCVALSRPMECLDAQYAKTCGETLDPESSSPQLCQAGTAEGVLPLASRQQHGRTHPLRRVRKSNEKKRTASFLYNTM; encoded by the exons CATCAGCGAAAACTTCCTCACTGTGAAAGGGGCTGCCCTCTTCCTTCCACGAGGAAATGGCTCCCCGGGTCCCAGAGTCTCCCAGCGACACAACAAGCATGCAG gtGACCTCCAGCAACACTTGCAGGCCATGTTTACACTGCTGCGTCCCGAAGACAATATCAGACTG GCCGTCCGGTTGGAAAGTGCTTTCCAGAGCTGCATGCGCTACATCGTGGTCGTTTCAACCAATGGCAGGCAGGACACAGAGGAGAGCATCGTACTGGGAATGGACTTGAACACCAAAGACAG CAGCTCCTGCACCCTGGGTCTGGTTCTGCCTCTGTGGAGCGACACGCTCATCCACCTGGACGGAGACGG GGGCTTCAGTGTCTCCACCGTGAACAGAGTTCACGTCTTCAAACCGGTGTCGGTCCAGGCCATGTG GTCGTCACTCCAGAGCTTGCACAAGGCGTGCGAAGTGGCTCGCTGCCACAACTACTACCCCGGCAGCCTCTTCCTCACCTGGATCAGCTACTACGAGAGCCGGGTGAACTCGGACCAGGTGTGCATCAACGAGTGGAACGCCATGCAGGACGTGCAGTCCCACCGCGCTGACTCCCCCGTGCTCTTCACTGACGT CCCCACGGAGAGGGAGCGTACAGAGAGGCTCATCAAAACCAAACTGCGAGAGATCATGATGCAGAAAGACCTGGAGAACATCACGTCAAAGGAG ATCCGGACGGAGCTGGAGATGCAGATGGTGTGTAACCTGCGTGAGTTCAAGGAGTACATTGACAATGAGATGATCGTGATCCTGGGGCAGATGGACAGCCCCACGGAGATATTCGAACACGTCTTTCTG GGCTCCGAGTGGAACGCCTCCAATCTCGAGGACCTGCAGAACCGAGG AATTCGCTACATCCTGAACGTCACTCGGGAGATCGATAATTTCTTCCCGGGAGTGTTTGAGTACCACAACATCCGCGTCTATGATGAGGAGGCTACAGACCTGCTGGCGTACTGGAACGACACCTTCAAATTCATCTCCAAGGCGAA GAAGGCTGGCTCCAAGTGCCTGGTGCACTGCAAGATGGGCGTGAGCCGCTCTGCCTCCACGGTCATCGCCTACGCCATGAAGGAGTACGGCTGGAACCTGGAGCGCGCGCACAGCTTCGTGAAGGACCGCCGCACTgtcaccaaccccaacccctccTTCATGAGGCAGCTGGAGGAGTACCAGGGCATCCTGCTGGCCAG CAAACAGAGACACAACAAGCTGTGGCGCTCCCACTCGGAGAGCGACCTCTCGGACCACCATGAGCCTGACTCCTCCTCTAAGCCCCCCCTCAACCTGAACTTCACCAGGAAGGACTCTGACAACAACAATTCCCCTCTGGAGCACTTCCTGGGCATGGCCGTGCTGCAGGTGCTCACCACTGAGCCggcagagaaagaggaggagctggaggaggaggaagaggaggaagatgacgatgaggaggaggagggtctGCAGCTCGAGTTCCAGCCCTGCCCAGACCTGAGTGCTGGAGAACCAGCCTCGGAGAGCGTGTTGGGACCCTGCGGAGGTGAGGAGCCTGGACCTGACTCCCTGCTTCGGGACTGTCCCCCAGTGCTGATTGAACTCAAAGAGACGGCGCTTGGCGATTTGGAGGAGGATGACCTCGGGGCAGAGCAGAGGGGCAAACCTGTGTCTTCCCTAAGCGGAGCGACTGATCCAGTGATTTCAGACcccccagagcaggagccaggcTTCCTGGAGATCGCGCAGCaaccaaataacaataataatcccGGGGAGTACCCCTCCCCTGCCCTGTCCAGCCTCAGCACAGACAGCATCGACTTCTTCAGCGCACGTGAGAAGTTCCTGGAGCTCTCGCAGGACGGGCGGGCGCACTCCCTCTCTCAGACCCGCACGGAGGAGCAGGCAGCTGGGAGGACTCGCCCGTCCTCCTTCTCTTCATCCAGGGGTCCTAGCCAGGAGCTGCTGTCCGCAGAGGAATGCGCTGTTGTCCCAGCCGAGGAGCCAGTGAAG GAGCAGCCTGCAGATGTGAGCGGCCCCCTCGCCAAGTCACAGTCCGAGAACGGGATTTCAGTGAAGGACATAGTGACTGAGCTGGAGTCCATCAACCAGGGCGGTGCGCAGTGCAGGACTGACCCTGCTTCCACTATCCCCACCGCTTCGACCCCAGCACCAGCCCCCCTCAAGAGGAACACCATCCACGACCTGCCGGGGGAGTCTGCAAAACCTcccagaggagaggaggaggaggaggagcatcCGATACTGGGGACGAGTCTACAGAGGGACCCTGAAGCAGAGGACCTGCCCTGGCCAGGGGAAGCAGCCCGGGAGGGTTCTGTTCCCAAAACCGGGTCAGTGAAGCGGGTCACCAAGGAGCTGGAGCAGAGGCTGCGTCATGACCCGACTGCGAACCTGCTGATCCAGAAGAACTCCCGCCACGATGAGCCCCCCTCCGTTGAGAGCTCAGGGCGTCCTTACAAATCGGGGGACTGTGAACTGGCTCCACAGGAGAATCAGCCAGGGATCCAGACTGAAGGCTCCTCCGATGCCCCTGGCCCGCGTGGTGAGGTGTCTGTGCGCTGCGAGACTTCTGTGTGTGAGCCCTCGGAGCCTGCAGGGGACAACGAGGGCTCCCCCGTTTCAGAGACCCCCGGCACTGGCACTCTTCTCCCGGACCTGCTTTCCACTCACAGGATCAGGATTGTTAAAATTACGGAGCTCGTTCCCATCCCGACCCCTCGCCCCACGAGCCCAGCCACGGGGAACACCCGGGCAGGGCAGTGCAACCAGGCAGCTTTTCTGGAGGAGACGGGACACCCATTGGAAGAGACCAGTGTGGGGGAAAAGAAAGAGGCTGAGGAGGACCAAAGTAAGGGCTTTGTCTACCACCAGACTCTCCCTTCAGTGGGGCAAAGTCTTCCCTCCCAGACCCCAGATAACCAAAACACAGAAGACAGTTCCCCTTCCCTCTCAGGACTCCCTCCCTTCCCTAAACCTGGGAGCTCCCAGCCCTTTGTGAGGCTGGAGGGCGTGACGGTGCAGAGCAGTGATACAGACAGCTTGATGGGGGTGCTGCAGCTCGGAGGCTATCCCAGCCTCCAGCAGAGTACAGAGGAGCTGAACAAGAACCGGGAGACTGTGTGTGAACTGCAAGCCTTCCTGTGTGACTCCACCTCGCCCCGCTCCTCCTCCAGGGGTCTCCTGGGGGCCTGTGCCGGTCTGCCCCACAGCTCCAGCAGCAACAGCGTGGCGGAGCTGGCCCCAGGCGTGGTGAGGCAGCGTGCCCGGGAGATCGAGGCCCTGATCAGGCAGGCAGGCCTCACTACCCCGTCCCTCATGAAGCGCTCTGCCTCCCTGGCCAAGCTGGGCTGCCTGGAGCTCTCTCCGGGTGACCTGAGTGAGAGGGGCGCGGGGCTGGCAGCGGTGCAGAGGGTCGGCCCTGCCTCCTGGGACTGCAGGTGGCGCGGAGGAACCCCAGAGGACCCTTTCAAGAAACTGCGAGTGTCATCTCAGCCCAGCCAGCAGGGAGAGCCCACACCGTGCATGGTGGAGCAGCTGAGGACAGAGGGGTGCGTGGCACTAAGCCGGCCTATGGAGTGCCTCGACGCTCAGTACGCCAAAACCTGCGGGGAGACCCTGGACCCTGAAAGCAGCTCCCCTCAGCTGTGCCAGGCCGGCACCGCGGAGGGCGTTCTCCCCCTGGCATCGCGGCAACAGCATGGCAGGACTCATCCGCTGCGCAGGGTGAGGAAGAGCAACGAGAAGAAACGGACTGCCAGCTTCCTCTACAACACCATGTGA
- the LOC121308645 gene encoding protein phosphatase Slingshot homolog 2-like isoform X5 gives MMPYFSDNAVISQNTINQFISENFLTVKGAALFLPRGNGSPGPRVSQRHNKHAGDLQQHLQAMFTLLRPEDNIRLAVRLESAFQSCMRYIVVVSTNGRQDTEESIVLGMDLNTKDSSSCTLGLVLPLWSDTLIHLDGDGGFSVSTVNRVHVFKPVSVQAMWSSLQSLHKACEVARCHNYYPGSLFLTWISYYESRVNSDQVCINEWNAMQDVQSHRADSPVLFTDVPTERERTERLIKTKLREIMMQKDLENITSKEIRTELEMQMVCNLREFKEYIDNEMIVILGQMDSPTEIFEHVFLGSEWNASNLEDLQNRGIRYILNVTREIDNFFPGVFEYHNIRVYDEEATDLLAYWNDTFKFISKAKKAGSKCLVHCKMGVSRSASTVIAYAMKEYGWNLERAHSFVKDRRTVTNPNPSFMRQLEEYQGILLASKQRHNKLWRSHSESDLSDHHEPDSSSKPPLNLNFTRKDSDNNNSPLEHFLGMAVLQVLTTEPAEKEEELEEEEEEEDDDEEEEGLQLEFQPCPDLSAGEPASESVLGPCGGEEPGPDSLLRDCPPVLIELKETALGDLEEDDLGAEQRGKPVSSLSGATDPVISDPPEQEPGFLEIAQQPNNNNNPGEYPSPALSSLSTDSIDFFSAREKFLELSQDGRAHSLSQTRTEEQAAGRTRPSSFSSSRGPSQELLSAEECAVVPAEEPVKEQPADVSGPLAKSQSENGISVKDIVTELESINQGGAQCRTDPASTIPTASTPAPAPLKRNTIHDLPGESAKPPRGEEEEEEHPILGTSLQRDPEAEDLPWPGEAAREGSVPKTGSVKRVTKELEQRLRHDPTANLLIQKNSRHDEPPSVESSGRPYKSGDCELAPQENQPGIQTEGSSDAPGPRGEVSVRCETSVCEPSEPAGDNEGSPVSETPGTGTLLPDLLSTHRIRIVKITELVPIPTPRPTSPATGNTRAGQCNQAAFLEETGHPLEETSVGEKKEAEEDQSKGFVYHQTLPSVGQSLPSQTPDNQNTEDSSPSLSGLPPFPKPGSSQPFVRLEGVTVQSSDTDSLMGVLQLGGYPSLQQSTEELNKNRETVCELQAFLCDSTSPRSSSRGLLGACAGLPHSSSSNSVAELAPGVVRQRAREIEALIRQAGLTTPSLMKRSASLAKLGCLELSPGDLSERGAGLAAVQRVGPASWDCRWRGGTPEDPFKKLRVSSQPSQQGEPTPCMVEQLRTEGCVALSRPMECLDAQYAKTCGETLDPESSSPQLCQAGTAEGVLPLASRQQHGRTHPLRRVRKSNEKKRTASFLYNTM, from the exons CATCAGCGAAAACTTCCTCACTGTGAAAGGGGCTGCCCTCTTCCTTCCACGAGGAAATGGCTCCCCGGGTCCCAGAGTCTCCCAGCGACACAACAAGCATGCAG gtGACCTCCAGCAACACTTGCAGGCCATGTTTACACTGCTGCGTCCCGAAGACAATATCAGACTG GCCGTCCGGTTGGAAAGTGCTTTCCAGAGCTGCATGCGCTACATCGTGGTCGTTTCAACCAATGGCAGGCAGGACACAGAGGAGAGCATCGTACTGGGAATGGACTTGAACACCAAAGACAG CAGCTCCTGCACCCTGGGTCTGGTTCTGCCTCTGTGGAGCGACACGCTCATCCACCTGGACGGAGACGG GGGCTTCAGTGTCTCCACCGTGAACAGAGTTCACGTCTTCAAACCGGTGTCGGTCCAGGCCATGTG GTCGTCACTCCAGAGCTTGCACAAGGCGTGCGAAGTGGCTCGCTGCCACAACTACTACCCCGGCAGCCTCTTCCTCACCTGGATCAGCTACTACGAGAGCCGGGTGAACTCGGACCAGGTGTGCATCAACGAGTGGAACGCCATGCAGGACGTGCAGTCCCACCGCGCTGACTCCCCCGTGCTCTTCACTGACGT CCCCACGGAGAGGGAGCGTACAGAGAGGCTCATCAAAACCAAACTGCGAGAGATCATGATGCAGAAAGACCTGGAGAACATCACGTCAAAGGAG ATCCGGACGGAGCTGGAGATGCAGATGGTGTGTAACCTGCGTGAGTTCAAGGAGTACATTGACAATGAGATGATCGTGATCCTGGGGCAGATGGACAGCCCCACGGAGATATTCGAACACGTCTTTCTG GGCTCCGAGTGGAACGCCTCCAATCTCGAGGACCTGCAGAACCGAGG AATTCGCTACATCCTGAACGTCACTCGGGAGATCGATAATTTCTTCCCGGGAGTGTTTGAGTACCACAACATCCGCGTCTATGATGAGGAGGCTACAGACCTGCTGGCGTACTGGAACGACACCTTCAAATTCATCTCCAAGGCGAA GAAGGCTGGCTCCAAGTGCCTGGTGCACTGCAAGATGGGCGTGAGCCGCTCTGCCTCCACGGTCATCGCCTACGCCATGAAGGAGTACGGCTGGAACCTGGAGCGCGCGCACAGCTTCGTGAAGGACCGCCGCACTgtcaccaaccccaacccctccTTCATGAGGCAGCTGGAGGAGTACCAGGGCATCCTGCTGGCCAG CAAACAGAGACACAACAAGCTGTGGCGCTCCCACTCGGAGAGCGACCTCTCGGACCACCATGAGCCTGACTCCTCCTCTAAGCCCCCCCTCAACCTGAACTTCACCAGGAAGGACTCTGACAACAACAATTCCCCTCTGGAGCACTTCCTGGGCATGGCCGTGCTGCAGGTGCTCACCACTGAGCCggcagagaaagaggaggagctggaggaggaggaagaggaggaagatgacgatgaggaggaggagggtctGCAGCTCGAGTTCCAGCCCTGCCCAGACCTGAGTGCTGGAGAACCAGCCTCGGAGAGCGTGTTGGGACCCTGCGGAGGTGAGGAGCCTGGACCTGACTCCCTGCTTCGGGACTGTCCCCCAGTGCTGATTGAACTCAAAGAGACGGCGCTTGGCGATTTGGAGGAGGATGACCTCGGGGCAGAGCAGAGGGGCAAACCTGTGTCTTCCCTAAGCGGAGCGACTGATCCAGTGATTTCAGACcccccagagcaggagccaggcTTCCTGGAGATCGCGCAGCaaccaaataacaataataatcccGGGGAGTACCCCTCCCCTGCCCTGTCCAGCCTCAGCACAGACAGCATCGACTTCTTCAGCGCACGTGAGAAGTTCCTGGAGCTCTCGCAGGACGGGCGGGCGCACTCCCTCTCTCAGACCCGCACGGAGGAGCAGGCAGCTGGGAGGACTCGCCCGTCCTCCTTCTCTTCATCCAGGGGTCCTAGCCAGGAGCTGCTGTCCGCAGAGGAATGCGCTGTTGTCCCAGCCGAGGAGCCAGTGAAG GAGCAGCCTGCAGATGTGAGCGGCCCCCTCGCCAAGTCACAGTCCGAGAACGGGATTTCAGTGAAGGACATAGTGACTGAGCTGGAGTCCATCAACCAGGGCGGTGCGCAGTGCAGGACTGACCCTGCTTCCACTATCCCCACCGCTTCGACCCCAGCACCAGCCCCCCTCAAGAGGAACACCATCCACGACCTGCCGGGGGAGTCTGCAAAACCTcccagaggagaggaggaggaggaggagcatcCGATACTGGGGACGAGTCTACAGAGGGACCCTGAAGCAGAGGACCTGCCCTGGCCAGGGGAAGCAGCCCGGGAGGGTTCTGTTCCCAAAACCGGGTCAGTGAAGCGGGTCACCAAGGAGCTGGAGCAGAGGCTGCGTCATGACCCGACTGCGAACCTGCTGATCCAGAAGAACTCCCGCCACGATGAGCCCCCCTCCGTTGAGAGCTCAGGGCGTCCTTACAAATCGGGGGACTGTGAACTGGCTCCACAGGAGAATCAGCCAGGGATCCAGACTGAAGGCTCCTCCGATGCCCCTGGCCCGCGTGGTGAGGTGTCTGTGCGCTGCGAGACTTCTGTGTGTGAGCCCTCGGAGCCTGCAGGGGACAACGAGGGCTCCCCCGTTTCAGAGACCCCCGGCACTGGCACTCTTCTCCCGGACCTGCTTTCCACTCACAGGATCAGGATTGTTAAAATTACGGAGCTCGTTCCCATCCCGACCCCTCGCCCCACGAGCCCAGCCACGGGGAACACCCGGGCAGGGCAGTGCAACCAGGCAGCTTTTCTGGAGGAGACGGGACACCCATTGGAAGAGACCAGTGTGGGGGAAAAGAAAGAGGCTGAGGAGGACCAAAGTAAGGGCTTTGTCTACCACCAGACTCTCCCTTCAGTGGGGCAAAGTCTTCCCTCCCAGACCCCAGATAACCAAAACACAGAAGACAGTTCCCCTTCCCTCTCAGGACTCCCTCCCTTCCCTAAACCTGGGAGCTCCCAGCCCTTTGTGAGGCTGGAGGGCGTGACGGTGCAGAGCAGTGATACAGACAGCTTGATGGGGGTGCTGCAGCTCGGAGGCTATCCCAGCCTCCAGCAGAGTACAGAGGAGCTGAACAAGAACCGGGAGACTGTGTGTGAACTGCAAGCCTTCCTGTGTGACTCCACCTCGCCCCGCTCCTCCTCCAGGGGTCTCCTGGGGGCCTGTGCCGGTCTGCCCCACAGCTCCAGCAGCAACAGCGTGGCGGAGCTGGCCCCAGGCGTGGTGAGGCAGCGTGCCCGGGAGATCGAGGCCCTGATCAGGCAGGCAGGCCTCACTACCCCGTCCCTCATGAAGCGCTCTGCCTCCCTGGCCAAGCTGGGCTGCCTGGAGCTCTCTCCGGGTGACCTGAGTGAGAGGGGCGCGGGGCTGGCAGCGGTGCAGAGGGTCGGCCCTGCCTCCTGGGACTGCAGGTGGCGCGGAGGAACCCCAGAGGACCCTTTCAAGAAACTGCGAGTGTCATCTCAGCCCAGCCAGCAGGGAGAGCCCACACCGTGCATGGTGGAGCAGCTGAGGACAGAGGGGTGCGTGGCACTAAGCCGGCCTATGGAGTGCCTCGACGCTCAGTACGCCAAAACCTGCGGGGAGACCCTGGACCCTGAAAGCAGCTCCCCTCAGCTGTGCCAGGCCGGCACCGCGGAGGGCGTTCTCCCCCTGGCATCGCGGCAACAGCATGGCAGGACTCATCCGCTGCGCAGGGTGAGGAAGAGCAACGAGAAGAAACGGACTGCCAGCTTCCTCTACAACACCATGTGA